The DNA window GCGCGGATTTGCAAAAACGTCAAAACAGACAGTATGAGGCAACCTGCGCTGCGAGCACGTTGAGTGCAAAAGGCATCAATTGTTTGTGACGCTCCGTGAAGGTAACAAGGAGGAGTGAAGTGTGGTCAGTTCAGTGTACGATTTCAGCTAACATTTCAGCCATTTCAATTTAGCTACCGAACCCTGCCGACTGATAAAGTATTCTGTAGTCCCATTTGCGTGACTGGCTGCGTTGTACGTGCGTAGGAATGGCTTGAAAGTGCGAGTGCGATTACGTATAGCAGCATTGTTCAGTTTTCCGCTTCTATAAACGACACTGTCAGCAACAAAAGTCACCACAGGTTTTCCACCCAGTGACTCAACTATCAAACACATCTAGGCGCCTAATTCTGCAGGACGAACGCGTCAACAAGTCTAGCCCGTCTAGCTGCAATCGGTTTACCCGACACACGATTAGGCTTCAGCTTTGTTTTGGGGGTGGGGGTCCACCCATTTGTTTGAACACCACTCCTCAATTTTGTGCGCACAACACACATGCTCTACTTTTGTTTCAGaggaacattttctttcccccctCGCACATTAGTTGTACACGTTGGTTTACGGATATTCATCACAGCATCATGTACTTATCGATCGTATCTTTACTTTAGGCCCCAGATGTACCGTGTACCGAACTGTGGCTACCGATCTATGTACCATTTGTACCGACCGAGACAGCCGTCTGCGAACCAAAGCTAATAATCAAGCACCGAAGAAAATATGACAGTTCTTGCTTGCACTggttcaacaaacaaacaaatctcaaCTGGTCGGCTGACTGCCGATAATGTGAGCAACAGAAGCGGCAGCGTACAGACAGTTGTGAAATATCTGTGGACCGAATACCGAACGCAAATGCTGTAACTTGCCacccagcaacaacaacaaaaagcaaacaaacactacGAATCTAAACCCAAACTGCCTGCAATGCTGTACTGTGACCGAAATTAAGGCTGGGTATTCCTAAACCACGGTTGAAAACTATCGAATTATTAGCGGCCCAGCTTGAAGCGCACGAAACCAACTTAAATACTAATCTCGAACACCGAAAAATCTCAACCCACTTACGACCGGCTAGAAAGACACTTTCGATGAGTTAGTTTTGATCGGTCATTTTTGTGGTGGCGCAACTGGTAAAGCGTcgagaaacgaaaacaaaaaataaatattgctcGTCACTGCACTGTCGGCCACTTTATTCAACCGGGATTTTCATCAGCTTCTTTACTATCGTGCGTTTTGTTATAGTCATCAGTGGATACAATGGAAAATGAATCATTACCCATTCTGCTTATAACCGCTAACGTGGGAAGCGTGTTTGAAGATGTAAGTAATATCCGACATTTGTTCACAACAAAGCGCCTGATTACTAAccttacatttaaaaataacgaaaataaaaatctatttttgttgcaaacatATAGTTACAAGCTTCATACACTTTCTACAGatgaaaacatttatttattctataTTTATCTTACTCTATTTTGTTAATCCCATCATAAACAGCCCTCAAACCTGCTGCACATTTGGATCAAAGAGTTTCTGGAACATATTGCTGCACGGCAGCCAGCCTTTATCGCACTCCATCTGCAGGAGGTAGGTGGTAAAACGTACGAAAAATCCATGGAATATGTGCAGGAGTTCATCAAACAGCTGTGCGAATCGGATGAGCTGCGTGACTACAATCGCATTCGGGTCTATTTGGATGAAGACTACAACTCGGCGGAACATTTTACGGTATGTTAGATTTGGTGTTTAGAAATATTGTTAATAgctttattttacatattttaattgaaaaattgcaacTAGCAAGCAAGGTTACGGTGCCAGGTTACGGTGTAGCGCCACCGTCACGTTTCTCCGGAAGCGCTTAACTGAAACCCAATcagtgcaaaataaaatatgacttcttggtccgttaAATTTCTGTCTGCGGCAACAACTGTTGGTTGTTGGTGCAAAGCAGCTTAAAACAAGCTGCACACTGGAAGACAAACCAAATCTGTTTCGCGTTACATTTTGTGTAGCATATTTCTTACGCATATACGCTTCAAATCCGACCCTACGAGCGACCTGACCTGAATTGTTGCGTTGTTTCCGCTAGCGCGCTACGCTGCGTCCTAACGAAGCCCTACATATGAATGGCAATCGATGTAGCGAGAAGATTGTATATTTTTAGATATCTTACACGAACAAAAGTTCAACAGGCGGAAGGAAATGAAGTGTAAGTAAATGGGAGcgagcacaaaacaaaaacaaaaatctgtgGTAGGCGCCAAACTTCGTTACACTAAAAGGCAATATAGACAATATCCTCCAGGAATAGGTTTATCGATTTTTGGGTGACAAATTTGTTCACTTTATTGGGATGGTTTTGAGTAGGTCGTAAATTGCGATTATAAATAAagagataaaatattttttttaactaagtTGTACTTCTAATTCAATTGATTCTTCCTCATTTCTATTTATTCTTGTTGTTTCTTTCCGTAATAGGCCCTCGGTAATTTATACTTCGTCCAGAGCACGGTCAACCACGTGTTGATGTGGAACTTTCTTACACACGAGTGGGATTCCGTCGAGGGCAAAAGTATACATACGGGAAGTATCGAAACAGTCGCTACCAAAGAAAAGGCAAAATTTCCTCAACAATTCTTTCCCGAGGTTGGTACAATTTCGGACCGTGTACGGTAACTGTTGGACGCTTCTAACCACCTTCTCGTGTTACGCTTTGTAGTGCAAATGGTCTCGGAAAGGATTTCTGCGTACCCGTTGGTTCCTAAATGGTACCGTTTTTGATTTAGTTAACATTCATCTGTTTCACGATGCATCCAACCTAGAAGCGTGTGAAGAATATCCATCCGTGTACTGTAAAAGCAGACGCCGCGCACTCGTACATACACTGGAACGGTAAGAAGCTGGCAGGAAGGATACATTGCGGTATGcgtaataaacaaattttcccatttgttttcctttttcttgttgtaGATTTCATAAAGATACAGTTAACCGACCAGTGCCATACTTTGTCTTTGGTGATTTTAACTTCCGTTGCGATACGGAAGGTGTTATCAAGGTATATAGATGTTTCCACCCAACTGCATGCTCACGTTGCTAATAAGTACTTTCGCCAACAGAAACTTACCGAAGATCTCACAATGCATCGGGTTCAGAATACGAAAAACGACAGTACAAAAGTTCAATATCGGGATGCTACCGGCACGAACGTGCTAACCGTGGGGAAAAAGGAGTTTTTCCACTGCGACCAAAGCACGTTTAAAGAAAACTGGGTAATTATAGGTGAGGTTGAGTTGAGGTgccagaagaaaaaatacattttttttgtttgcctttcatCCATTAAAGCTTCGTCAGTTCGATCGGGAGCTTGAATCGCTTCGCAGCATACTGTACGAGTTTCCCATCACCTTCCCACCGTCGTACCCGTACGAGGAGGACCCGTTCCAGCCGGGTGCGTACATGGCGACACGGTGTCCCGCCTGGTGCGATCGAATACTGGTAAGCCCTGCGGCCCGGAAACTTATCTGCGACGACGTGCCGGACGATGGAGGGGAAGATTGCAAACAGAGCGATGAGCCTGCCAACCTCGCTAGCGATCATCCCACCGTAAGCTATGGTATTATCGGTGCAAATGTCTGCATGGGAGATCATAAGGTGTGTATAGGTAGAACAAATTGCGGTGGTTTCGccgtttttaattattttattattaattgttgtattaattcttttctttttacatcCTGCGACAACAGCCGGTTTATCTCAGCATTAGAATCAAGACGAGTCAAGGTATTGTAGATAACTGCTCCTGTGATACGCATGTGCCTAGAAAACTGCGTGTTGAACACCCTATTTATAATAACAGTGCAAGTATggatagtagtagtaataacAACACTATCGTAGTAAGTCTTAGTAGTTATGGTAGTAATGGTGGCAATGCAGCCGTGTTGCGTACATTGTCACCGAAGGCGGAACGTATCCGTCAGCTGGCTTCCACTGCAGCCCAGTGTAGCGCTAGTGATAAAAGCACTAGCGCCGCCACCATCATTCCGTTTGACGCGTCGCTCGATGTTGATAGTTTTGCCTACCATCAGCTTCACTACCCGTCCGCTTGTACCGACTGTGTAGCACGCATCGAACGGTGCTACGAGCAAAATCTCATCGGGCTTGACCCGATCGTACCGGTTGCTGGCCCAACGAACCAGCAGCATTACATGCACGATGAGCAAACGGTAGAGCCCAATCAGCCGGCACCACTCGAATTACTGTCGCAAGCATGCTTTAGGTATCAGCATCCACTGGTAAGCATTAACGTGTTCGATACGGACAGCAATCTTAACGTATGCATGTGCGCACTCTACTGTAACAATGCAAATGACGCAAAGGCACTGAACGCTGCGGGCGTGAAACATTCGCGTACGCACGAGCAGGCGAACGTTGGTGCGCACGTCGATGAGATCGGTACCGCTGTATCAGCAACGATCTGCCCGAACTGCCGTAATATGATAAAACACCAACCGATCGAACACCGCAAAACGCTTATCTCGCGCCGGATGATGCTTGCCAACGATGTGATTGTGAATCGCATTGACACACACTACCTAAACACG is part of the Anopheles funestus chromosome X, idAnoFuneDA-416_04, whole genome shotgun sequence genome and encodes:
- the LOC125762594 gene encoding uncharacterized protein LOC125762594; translation: MENESLPILLITANVGSVFEDPSNLLHIWIKEFLEHIAARQPAFIALHLQEVGGKTYEKSMEYVQEFIKQLCESDELRDYNRIRVYLDEDYNSAEHFTALGNLYFVQSTVNHVLMWNFLTHEWDSVEGKSIHTGSIETVATKEKAKFPQQFFPECKWSRKGFLRTRWFLNGTVFDLVNIHLFHDASNLEACEEYPSVYCKSRRRALVHTLERFHKDTVNRPVPYFVFGDFNFRCDTEGVIKKLTEDLTMHRVQNTKNDSTKVQYRDATGTNVLTVGKKEFFHCDQSTFKENWLRQFDRELESLRSILYEFPITFPPSYPYEEDPFQPGAYMATRCPAWCDRILVSPAARKLICDDVPDDGGEDCKQSDEPANLASDHPTVSYGIIGANVCMGDHKPVYLSIRIKTSQGIVDNCSCDTHVPRKLRVEHPIYNNSASMDSSSNNNTIVVSLSSYGSNGGNAAVLRTLSPKAERIRQLASTAAQCSASDKSTSAATIIPFDASLDVDSFAYHQLHYPSACTDCVARIERCYEQNLIGLDPIVPVAGPTNQQHYMHDEQTVEPNQPAPLELLSQACFRYQHPLVSINVFDTDSNLNVCMCALYCNNANDAKALNAAGVKHSRTHEQANVGAHVDEIGTAVSATICPNCRNMIKHQPIEHRKTLISRRMMLANDVIVNRIDTHYLNTYTMSQASNGTGQLHGFEPYTPESAESHSPLPESSDSSKASQSTSHNDANDDTTRASGKSTVEKSLHATDDEFQPLLAPTDPERGSNERIQGDMSHGLKSETVCPNAAQNVQTAPANDTNRATNVRLPTGHDSSFGGVSPRQLKSRLEKLKRLADERRKQYGEWTRSFSQSDTTKQTHTKCSIMPISDGGNDAAYTSTLSATDRPLIGSVSDTSDSTASAALLPGIRPSTTNSNHFNSHYPNEQSQPMVHAPVNVTSSIGIRRDSVIVNCCRGLCTIL